The Acidimicrobiales bacterium sequence GCGTCGCCGAACGCCACTTCCCGTGGCTCGAGGGCCTCGACCCGATCACCGTCGAGCCCTGGTGGCAGGACGCGATGACGCGGGCGCTGTGGTCGGAGCGGGGCAAGCAGCCCTGGCCGATCTGTGGCTACAAGGTCTGACGCCGATGTGGGAGTCTGAGGCCGTGACGGCGTCAGACTCCCCCGGGCAACAGCGGACCGCGCCCGACGGCGCGGTCTCGATCAACACCGATCCCACCGGCGAGCTGCTCGCCCCCCTCCTCGCGGCCGACACCGGCCCGGCCCGTGAATGGGCCGACGCGGCGGAGCACGACCAGGTCGCCCGGCCCGATCAGCTCGCCGAGGGCGACACCCATCTCAACGTCACCCGCACGTTCTGCTTCGCGGATCTGAGCGGCTTCACCGCGTTCACCCGCGAGCAGGGGCCGCACGCAGCCGTGCGTCACCTCGGCGAGTTCCGGCGGATCACCCGCAACGTCGCGGCGAAACGCGGCGTGCGGGTCGCGAAGTGGCTCGGCGACGGCGTCATGCTCGTGGGCACGGCCCCGACCCCGACCATCGCGCTCGGCATGCACCTCGTGCACCACTTCTCGGACAGCGCCATCCGCGTCCGCGTCGGACTGGCCACCGGCATCGCGCTCCTCTTCGAGGGCGACGACTACATCGGCGAGCCGGTGAACATGGCGGCGAAGCTGTGCAACGCGGCGGCGCCCGGCGAGGTCCTCGCCGTCACGGCCGCCCGCGATCTGCCGGCCTGGGTCGTGTCGGACGGTGAGATCAGCGTGCGGATCAAGGGCGTCGGCGCGGTCGGCGGTGTGCATCGCCTCCGGCTCGACCTACCGTCTGGCGAGTGATCCACCCCCGCCTGACCGCCGTCGCCGCCGGCCTGCTCATCGCCGCCGGGCTCCCGCCGTGGGGCTGGTGGCCGCTCACCCTGATCGGGATCGCGCTCTGGTTCCGGCTGCTCGAGGACGTCAGCAGGCGACGACGCGTCCGACGGTCGCTCGTCGTCGGTCTCCTGTGGTTCACCCCGGGGACGCTGTGGATGTTCGATCTCACGGCCGCCGGGTGGCCGGTGGCGATCATCGTGTTCTCCCTGCTCGCCGCGCTCGCCGGTGCGCTCACCCCGGCGAGGGGGGCAAGCCGACCGGTGGCCTTCGCCGGGGCCGTGGTGGTCATGGAACTGATCCGCTGGCACGTCCCCTTCGGGGGCGTGCCGATTGCAACCATCGCCATGGCGACCGTCGGTACGCCATGGGCGATCAGCGCCCAGTTCCTCGGCTCGCTGTTCCTCGTCGCCCTCACGATTCTCATCGCGGTCGCCGCCCTGCACGCCACCCGCGATCCGCGGGCGCTGGCCGTGGTGGCCGCACTCGTGGCCGGCGGCATGCTGCTCGGGCACCTCGGCGGGGTCGGCGTCGAGGTCGTGGACGAGATCGACGTCGCCGTCGTGCAGGGCGGCGGCCCCCAGAACACGCGCGCCGACGTCTGCGAGAACCGTCGGGTCTTCGAACGCCACGTCGCGGCCACGGAGTCGATCGCCGCGGATGCCGACGTCGATCTCATCCTGTGGCCCGAGGACG is a genomic window containing:
- a CDS encoding adenylate/guanylate cyclase domain-containing protein, with amino-acid sequence MTASDSPGQQRTAPDGAVSINTDPTGELLAPLLAADTGPAREWADAAEHDQVARPDQLAEGDTHLNVTRTFCFADLSGFTAFTREQGPHAAVRHLGEFRRITRNVAAKRGVRVAKWLGDGVMLVGTAPTPTIALGMHLVHHFSDSAIRVRVGLATGIALLFEGDDYIGEPVNMAAKLCNAAAPGEVLAVTAARDLPAWVVSDGEISVRIKGVGAVGGVHRLRLDLPSGE